In Mucilaginibacter celer, one DNA window encodes the following:
- a CDS encoding M16 family metallopeptidase translates to MVKFNRFTLDNGLRVIVHEDNTTPMAVLNILYDVGARDEDPEQTGFAHLFEHLMFGGSVNIPVYDEPLQRVGGENNAFTSNDITNYYITLPAANIETAFWLESDRMLSLAFSEKSLEVQRNVVIEEFKQRYLNQPYGDVWLKLRPLVYKKHPYRWATIGKTIKHIEDAQIEDVKAFFKKHYNPQNAIMVVGGNVTTAQVEELAEKWFGSIPAGEKYTRNLPQEPEQTEARRETVTAKVPLNDVYIAFQMGARLDTDYYAAEIVSDVLSRGNSSRLYKALVKEKQIFSEVHAYITGSLDKGMFVLEGKPLEGISIEQAEAALWEQVEKLKAEEIPADELTKVQNKTESTMIFAEMSLLDKAMNLAQYELLGDADMLNEETSKYLGVTAGQVKAQAQKLFRKENSSTLIYLAEK, encoded by the coding sequence ATGGTTAAATTCAACCGATTTACACTGGATAATGGCCTCCGGGTTATTGTTCATGAAGATAATACAACCCCTATGGCCGTGCTTAACATTCTGTATGATGTTGGCGCGCGCGACGAAGATCCTGAACAAACCGGCTTTGCCCATCTGTTCGAACACCTGATGTTTGGCGGATCAGTAAATATCCCCGTTTATGACGAGCCCTTGCAAAGGGTAGGGGGCGAAAACAACGCCTTTACCAGTAACGATATCACCAACTACTATATCACCCTGCCGGCTGCTAATATCGAAACCGCCTTTTGGCTGGAAAGCGACCGCATGCTCAGCCTCGCCTTTAGCGAAAAAAGCCTCGAGGTGCAGCGCAACGTAGTAATTGAAGAGTTTAAACAGCGCTACTTAAATCAGCCTTACGGCGATGTTTGGTTAAAGCTGCGCCCACTGGTTTATAAAAAGCATCCTTACCGCTGGGCCACCATCGGCAAAACCATTAAACATATCGAGGACGCGCAGATTGAAGATGTTAAAGCTTTCTTCAAAAAACATTACAACCCTCAAAATGCCATTATGGTTGTTGGGGGCAATGTAACCACTGCGCAGGTAGAAGAACTTGCCGAAAAATGGTTTGGCAGCATCCCGGCAGGCGAAAAATATACCCGTAACCTACCGCAGGAGCCGGAGCAAACCGAGGCCCGCCGTGAAACCGTGACCGCCAAAGTGCCGCTTAATGACGTGTACATCGCGTTCCAGATGGGGGCGAGACTTGACACGGATTATTATGCCGCTGAGATCGTTTCGGATGTATTGTCACGCGGTAATTCATCGCGCCTGTACAAGGCCCTGGTTAAAGAAAAACAAATCTTCAGCGAAGTGCATGCCTACATTACAGGCAGCCTTGATAAAGGCATGTTTGTGCTTGAAGGTAAACCACTGGAAGGTATCAGCATTGAACAGGCCGAAGCTGCCCTGTGGGAACAGGTTGAAAAACTAAAAGCTGAAGAGATCCCGGCCGACGAGTTGACCAAAGTTCAAAACAAAACCGAATCGACCATGATATTTGCCGAAATGTCGTTACTGGATAAAGCCATGAACCTGGCCCAGTACGAACTGCTTGGCGATGCCGATATGTTAAACGAGGAAACATCAAAATACCTGGGTGTAACTGCCGGACAGGTTAAAGCACAGGCTCAGAAACTGTTCAGGAAAGAAAATTCATCAACGCTGATTTATTTGGCAGAAAAGTAA